Below is a genomic region from Thunnus albacares chromosome 4, fThuAlb1.1, whole genome shotgun sequence.
TAATGAaaggcttttaatatgaaacaaatGGAAAGAGTGTTGAGTTTTCATTAATAGCAAATAGAAGCAACAGCAAATTAAGGAGGAGTAGGAACAGAtcaaaaaaaagatgaaatgataCAATATTTTTATGACAGCAGATATGagaattttttattattttagctattataaaatacatgtttttccCTTCATTTGAAGTAAATAAGCCTTTGCCAGGTTTAAAATCTCTTCCTAAATTATCCACACTGTGTGTTCTTGGTGTGTTTGTCAGGTGCGTGAGAGGCTTCGGGTGGCTCTGGAGAGGGTGGCCACCCTGGAGGGACAGCTAGCAGCTACCACACAAGAGGTGGGGTGTAcgaatgtgtgtatgtgtgtgtgtgtgtgtgtgtgtgtgtgtgtgtgtgtgtgtgtgtgtgcatgtgcgtgtgtgcgtgtgttccTATGTGTGATTATTTGTAAGTGAAACATCTGTTCAGTCCCTAGCAAACATCTGTTGAAGCCTCCAGTCTAATCTGATATACGCTTCAAGTGTCACACTGGGTGAGAGGCTCTGTCTTCTCAGCCCctctgttcaaacacacacacacacacacacatgcacactggcACATACAAACTCACCTTCATctatttgaaaatgtcattaaagAAATGATTCTAAAGATAAAATTATGCTAAATATTCACAGCAGGCTCAGTTAAAGCAGCTGGTTATATAAGATATCAAGTTAAAGCTGTTAAGTTGCACTGATCTCACAGTTTTATTAGAGGAGCAGACACTTACTGAAGCAAACCCATCTCCTCCTCTATTCTGagtatatttcatatttttagttATGTAAAATACGAGAGAGCTTGATGTCTGTAGCTGGCTGGCAGCCGGAGAGATAGGCTTTCCTTTGGGAGGCTGAGTTTTGTTCTTGGATTCACTAAGAGAAAAGAGAACATAGTAAATGTGTGAGTTTGctcatgctgtttttttgttgttgcttttttttctttttaatctacACTGCAGTTGAACATGGTGAAACAAAGGAAGGACAATGACTCAGTGGAGCGAACAGATGGATCCAAACCTACATGGAAGGTCTTCCTGgctgtgtgattgtttttctgctctgtgctttattttatgtctgCCTATAATATTTGTCTGTCTGGCTGTTGGTCACTTTCTTTGCAtctcctttctgtctttcttccacacattaacacatctgctcacacacacatacagtatgcatggCAGGTAAATTCTCCTTTACCTTTCTGATAGTTATAATATGTTAGCTGCTCTAACTCTCTGTTTGAGCTCTGTCCTCCCTGGTTTAAGGCCAGCCCTGAAATGAGCGCATATTATGCAACTGTGTCTGTGTCCGTCTGCAGGGAGTAACAAACCTCCCAGTGATTAAACATCAGAAACGGTTTGTATTTAGATGGAACTCCCCTTACCCAAGGAAAAACCGTTTAAGATCCATTTATTTCATTCCTGGAGAAAGCAAAAGtgtcaatatatttttattaaaggaataattaAACTTGAAAAAATCGAGTTAAGAGAGGATGAAAGCAGGCAGATAACTGTATCAAAGAATGACCACAGAGAGCgagaaggagaagatgaagagagaattGGCTATAGAGCGTTAAGAGGAAAAGTGCAAAGTGTGAACtgtccaaacacacactctgtcaggATCCATCCATCTACGTTTCCCCACTGCCAACAGTCACCGTCCCCATGATGTAACAGCCGGTGCCATTTAGGGGATGTTTTTACTCTAAACTCCTTAAAACTACAATGACAGAGTGTGCTCTTTCAGCAGGAAGAGAAGCCCAAACCAATAATAGCTAATGGCCATGTCGTACCCGATTAGTGCTACATATTGTCAGTCAGATGGGGGTGTACAATACTATTTTCAAAGTCCCCGGGAGTGAAGCTAATGAGAGTTTTCTATGGCTAAACTGGAATTATGCACAATTGCAAATCACCAGGTGCGTTTTATTACACAGCCTCAGACCATTTAGGCCTATTTCCCccagtttttgtgtgtatatatttctgTAAGGTATTCATGAGCAGGCAAAATGGGAACATGAGGGAGTGGAGGGGGGTCCTACTAACTTTGGCTGCCCACTGTGTTGCCTGTCTGAATGGGTGTCCCTGAAGGTTTGTTTAATTAAGGCCCTGGAATTAACTTCACTTTGAGctgtgaagagaaaagaaacaacatcaaaacaacaacatggcaGCCTAACCTCACACAATCCATCCCCATATGCAAAAAATTCCAACACTTTATTTTCTAGGTCATCCAACTTTATCAGCTCTCCAACAACTCTCATCACCATCCACCCATAGCATGTACATTTGTATGTGTAAAATCTATgtaatgcagatttttttgtgaGAATGTATCTACATATCCATTAATTGTGTGTGTCCACCTTACAGAGACTGCCCAACGGCTCCATAGACGCTCACGATGACAGCAGCAGGGTGTCTGAGCTCCAAGAGCTGCTGGACAGGACCAATAAGGAACTGGCCCAGAGCCGCGAGCACTCCGCCACGCTTAACGCCCGCATGGCCGAGCTTGAGGCTGAGCTCACAAATGCACGCAGAGAACTGAGTCGCAGCGaggagctgtcaatcaaacaacaGAGGGAACAAAGAGAGGTGAGAGTAAAGGATGTAGTAAagataaatgtgcttttgttatGGAGCAAGCACAGTGGAAAGCAAAACAGCGGgcaaaaaagctttttaagTGAAAAGCTAAAAAAGTTGCATTTTGCTGTAGTTTTGTAGTTGATAGTGGCCAATTTTAACATATTGCTATATTATGAAATTTTTGAAATTATCATAATTAGCAACACTCTAGGTTCTGGCTTTGGGCCTCACCAGGCACACTGGTGTAAccttttctgcttttcacaCACTTTtcctgttgttgctgtttttcctgcACCCACAGAGAGAGGATATGGAGGAGAGGATAACAACGCTAGAGAAACGCTACCTGGCTGCCCAGCGGGAAACAACACACATCCACGACCTCAACGACAAATTGGAGAATGAACTGGCCACAAAGGACTCCCTGCACAGACAGgtaacatacacacaacaacactAGCTATACAGGGTTTAAAAGATAGCAGTGTACATAATGAGCcatcattattattcaaaatactTTGTGATAATTGTTTAAAAAAGGTAActtgaaatgaatgatggctgccTCGCTTAATGTTACCCTTTGTTACATTAAACTAAGCTGAATTTAAGCATAGagtctgaaaaacaacaaacgcAACAACACAGTGAACTGCTCTGTCACAAGTCAGGCAATGAAACCTGACATGAATGACTAAATCATTATTTATAAATGTGCTGTGTCATTATTCTGAATGTTAAGGCTTCCTTGAATGTGTTACAATCCTAATGTGTTGCCGAGTTACACTAAAAATGGCAAATGTATCTTGATGCAAGGTGACATATGAGTTATAGATTCAGGCTAatgtgctctctctttctctcttgccacattttaatatttcatgccCCAACCATGTTAACCACAATAAAGCCAAGATAGTGAATTGAGTAatcaagtgggttttatttcagtgtatttaaGATGTTGAAGAATTTTCCATGGGGTGAGTGATGTCTAGAAACATCCTCCTCAAAGGTTCATGTGTAGTTCAAGGTGAATCTGAGTTCAGCTCTACGTGGGGAATACCAGCAAGCAACAAGAACATCCTCCATTTGTGCCCATGTGTCATATCCTTGCTGCTCACCGagtatgtgcgtgcgtgtgtgtgtgtgtgtgtgtgtgtgtgtgtgtgtgtgtgtgtgtgtgtgtgtgtgtgtcagagtgagGAGAAGGTGCGCCAGCTGCAGGAGATGCTGGAGATGGCAGAGCAGAGGCTGGCTCAGACCATGAGGAAGGCTGAGACCCTGCCAGAGGTGGAAGCTGAACTGGCACAGAGAGTAGCAGCGCTCTccaaggtaacacacacaccaacacacacacacacacagtggttgAAACCACAGcaaagaataaaataagagtAATATAGCAGCAGGCAGACATACTATATAGTTATGGAGCTTATAGAGGCAGTTGTACTTATATAAGTGTCTCCCTCTGCAGGCCGAAGAGCGTCATGGCAACGTCGAGGAGAGGCTCAGACAGCTGGAGTCACAACTGGAGGAGAAGAACCAAGAGCTgggaagggtgtgtgtgtgtgtgtgtgtgtgtgtgcaccagcCCTGCAGGGTCTCTCTGACCTCTCACtatgatgtgtgtatgtgtgtgtatgcgtgcatgtgtgtgtgtgtgtgtgtgtatgtggactgATGCTTCACATTAATTGGACGCCTCAACTCTTGGCTCTGTGCTCCCTCATGCATACAcgtactgtacagtacatacacaaacacacaggacacacacacacacatctttttttctggtGCACTGTTGCATGAATTTGTACCAAATCCACATATCTTTCCTGCAACAcattctccctccctcccccccctccgCCAAAAGACTGATTGGCTGCTATCTTTAGACTGAATAATTCATGCAAGGctaatttctctctttctctgtgagATCTCATGACTATATTTAGTTGGAGGAGCTCTCTGAGGatgcagatgtgtgtttgtgtgtgtctgtgttactGTAATTCACTTTAATGAAATTACTGTAGTATACATATTAAGCACAGCCCTTCTCATTTAAGAGAAGGCATTTAACCCTTTTGTCATCACCTCTTAAATGACTGTAATTAAATCATTCCAGCTGTGAGATTCAAGACCTACTGTGTATCTGGCAGCTGGTGATCTTGGGCTAAATACACACTTCATCCTTTAATCCATGCAGAGATGCTTGATTAGCTGCatgcataaatacacacaaatggAGTCTGTGTCAAAGACAaaatttgatgatgtcattccCCCCCGtctggttctctctctctatcatcAGGCTCGTCAGAGGGAGAAAATGAATGAGGAGCACAACAAGCGTTTATCTGACACCGTGGATCGTCTGCTCACTGAGTCCAATGAAAGACTGCAGCTTCATTTGAAAGAACGCATGGCTGCACTGGAGGACAAGGCAaggcctgaacacacacacacattcatctcaGCAGCAGCTGATATTGCCtcacaaaacaaattaatataCAGCACAACACATGCTCTACTTAGAGCACAGATTTGTTTTGACACGGTCTTCTGACTTTTTTGTCTAGAACTCCCTCATTCAAGACCTCGAGAACTGCCAGAAACAGCTTGAAGAGTTCCACCACACCAGGGTCAGTAAGCTTTAAATCAATCACATAACCACGGAAAACGCTGCCATGTCCTCACTCCCAGCTAATAGACCCCATAATCATCGATGGAATGTAACTAATATctgtacttgaatatttccattttatgctactttgtatttctactccactatatttcagagaGTTGTATGTTTTAtctcactacatttattttacagctataCTAGTTACCTTGCGTCATCCCAGCTGGTTGCTTAGCAACCCCATTGTAACAACAAGACTCATAGAAGTCACTACTTCCTGCCAAGATATATACACAGTCTGTTCTTGGCCTTGCTATGACTATTAAGGAGAGTTAATGTCTGTGGCCTGTATGATGAgggtcacatgatcacatgagGCATCAGTTATCAGTTTTTAATAGTTATACCTACTGAAATGTATCCATTACtaccttttttaaatgaaataaacccACGGTCAGCGTGGTTTCTTAGATAACATTATAGCTTGCACAGCCAGTAGGAAACATAGCATAGTACTTAGTACTAGCTTGGGTATCCCCTTTGGTCACATGACCCTCATCTTGCAGGTCATTGCCCCTGTCGAGAGTCTCCcagtccagcacataactccttgcaaaaccacaaattgtcatttttacactttttgtacagattaaaaaacaagataTGATGTGTTTGTTAGCTTTGGACAGgggcaggctagctgtttcctctgttttctttatgctaagctaagctaactggctgctggctgtagcttcatacaGAACCGACAGTCTTCTCATTCAAGCCCAttagtgtatttcccaaaatgtaaaactaatcCATTAATACATAAGTAATGATTAACTAATATTCAAATGGCCATTCTTCTGTATAGGCAACTTTTACTTACtcttaagtacattttactgataatatTTCTGCACTTTCATTTAAGTAAAATTTGGAATCCTGGACTTTACTTTTACTCcttacttttacttgtaatggagtactttCATAGTAGTAGTGCTTCTTTCACTTAAGTGACAATTCTGAATATGTGTTTCATCACTACCTATAACCCCCCTCGCTCTCACAGGAACGGCTGATTGGAGAGATTGAGAAGCTGAGAAATGAGATTGACCATTTGAAACGCCGCAGCGGGGCGTTTGGAGATGGAACTCACCCTCGGTATGCAATGACATACACCTCCCCCACACattctctcgctctgtctctgAAATTCCTACTCTAAGATAACACTAGAGTGTATACATTATTGATGATGGTGTTCTGTTTGTATATAATCTCAGGTCTCACCTGGGTAGTTCCAGCGACCTTCGCTACTCTGTGGTGGAGGGCCAAGATGGCCACTACAGCACAACTGTGATCAGGCGGGCACAGAAGGGCAGACTGTCAGCGCTACGAGATGACCCAAACAAGGTGCTAATAATGTGTTTATCAGGCCAAAACGCTCTCACAATtcctcacatacacatacactaaGCGGGATGGCCAACTTACAGATCACAAGATCACGTGTCAGCTTTCTTCTAACCACATACAGCTCCTTATCAATGCTTTATCCAAGCTCATGTCTGCTTTGCTAATAAGTGTCAGTGCTTGGCTGTTGTATAATAAGGCCCAGTGGGTTTCATGCAGTGATCTTCATGCCTAACTTACCATTCTCTACTaacttctctgtctctgtctctctttcacctGCTGAAATGGACATGCTGTCTGATGTAAGTTCCCTGTTCATCCATTTCTTCTCATAACTGGCCACCTACAAACTACACTATAAATGTCAcattgtatttttacatgtatGCATATAATCAGGATTTTCCCATGTATTGTATTCCATATGTACATTCATTTACGATTGAAAAAGGATAAAagtgtgtattttatttaacatgtgAACTGTGTCTACATAATGTGAAAGCTAATGTGTGTCTATTGTGTCCAGGTGTGCGCGGTGTTCGAACAGGACTACACATCACTGCGTGGGAGCGTCAGCCACCTCCTCGGCAGCGACATCGAGGCAGAGTCAGACCTGGATGACGACGTTAGCTCGGCGCTGCTTTCCCCCAGCGGCCAATCAGATGCTCAGACTCTCGCTCTCAtgctgcaggagcagcttgACGCTATCAATGAAGAGATAAGGTGACAAATCACAGGCACATTAGATTACAGCGCATGACAGTTTCGTGATCCCCATGGGGAAATTGAGTCAGTGCAGCGGTGAGGAACAAGATACAGATAAGAGGGGAACAAACTATTAAAGATAATGCAACAAATAATTACAACGAACTATTTTGAAGATACTACGGTAAATGAAGGTGCTGCTACTTCCTCTTGTTAATGCGGTGCATGAAGGCCTGTGGCCAGACAGGTTGTACCAGAATCTGATAGTGGCATTGGAAAGAGAAATGATAACATGTAGATAGAGAccttcatttctgttctgttttctgcTGGAAGAGGACATTATTTActgcagtttacagtaaacaagGTCCTCTTGTGACACCTCACAGTATGCTTCTGGAGAGAAAATGCAAAATTGCTCCTGATTATAAGCCAGATTCCctcaaagtaataaaaatgcTATTTTTATTAACCAGATTGCaactttttaatatatttttaataaaaaagaagtaattttcagctttttacacacacagaagatCATCATTGTAAGCAATGTAGGGGCTCAGTATtacatgctgtatgtgtgtgtgtgtgtgtgtgtgtgtgtgtgtgtgtgtgtgtgcaggatgaTCCAGGTGGAGAGAGAGTCAGCAGACCTGCGTTCTGACGAGATTGAGTCTCGCGTGAACAGCGGCAGCATGGACGGTCTCAACGTGACGCTTCGACCCAGGGCCCTGCCCACCTCCGCCACTGCCCAATCCTTGGCATCATCCTCCTCGCCGCCCACCAGCGGCCACTCAACACCTAAACACCACGCACGCAACACCAGCCACCATCTAGGCATCATGACTCTGGTCTGTCggacacatacaaacagcagTATGTTAATCGCAAAAAATGTGCGTAGCTTCTTTTGTAACTGtgagttgttttgtttgtctaatAGCCGAGCGACTTGAGGAAACACCGCAGGAAAGTTGCAGTAAGTTtgcaaacacaagtaaaaattGTACTGCTCCCCTGTCCCGTTGTGGCTTTCGTGACTGAGCCGAGTTGCTTTTGTGACTCTTGCAGTCGCCAGTGGAAGTGGACAAAGCCACCATCAAGTGTGAGACATCGCCTCCTTCCTCCCCCCGCAGTTTACGACTGGAAACCAATTTCGCTCAGTTCACAGGCAGCCTGGAGGATGGACGagggtaaaaacacacacacacactcatagagGAAGTAGAGATAAGTCAGCACTGGTGCAGAGTCGCTGTCGAATTGTTTTACAGGTCAACTACCCACTAACAAGTCTTGAATAGTCCTTAATATGTTGAACTCTTCACGTGAATGCACAATGACAGAGTGGATAGGGCAAGAAAAGAGATTGAGCCACAGACTTACTGTAACCACAAAAACAATTGCTTACCTCTCTAATGAGACAATAGTATATCAGACTGTAGATTTGTGTGTACCaacatttgtctgttttgctgTAATTTGTTGCAGCAAGCAAAAGAAAGGAATCAAGTCATCTATCGGCCGGTTGTTTGGGAAGAAGGAGAAGGGTCGACTCGACCAGACTATGGGCAGGGATGGACAGCCTTTACCGGCGTTATCAGGTGCATACGGTTGTCCCATACTGATGTAGAGACTGTGTGATTTACAGAGACAAATATTAACACTGTTGTGCTGTATTTCAGACTTTGACATGGGCATCGGTGACACTATGACTCTGGGAAAACTGGGCACGCAGGCCGAGAGGGATCGCAGgatgaagaaaaagtaaaagcatcctctttttgtttctcattcTTGTTATTGAAATTATTCATCAAgcctttttcttccttctgctGTTGTTTGTAATCCCCTCTTTAGACATGAGCTTCTGGAAGACGCCAGGAAAAGAGGTCTGCCGTTTGCCCAGTGGGATGGTCCTACTGTTGTCTCCTGGCTAGAGGTATTCCACTAATCTACTATCTACCTGCCAgaaatttctaaaaaaaaaaaaactgcttctgTCTTGCTGTCTTCATGTAATGCTGGTTCTGTATCAAATTTggtgaaataaaatacaagactGACTATTGCAGCCTGATCTGCGCTCCCTTCCCCTTCTATGTGACCTTTTACGGCGACAATGTCGGTAACATTGAATATCTTGATGACTCTCACCAGCTGTGGGTGGGTATGCCGGCGTGGTATGTGGCAGCCTGTCGTGCCAACGTGAAGAGCGGAGCCATCATGTCGGCTCTGTCAGACACAGAGATCCAGAGGGAGATCGGCATCAGCAACCCTCTGCACCGACTCAAACTTCGCTTGGCTATCCAGGAGATGGTCTCCCTCACCAGCCCCTCCGCACCGCTCACCTCCAGAACGgtaaacaacaaatacacattCATGTAAATGTCCATACACaaataatagataaataaatgagagCATAAACCTACGCAAAAAAAATAACTCAGGAATGTGAAGATGAACACATTATCCTACACAAAAATTAACTACACTCAAAACCTCTTCCCTTTTTAGGCTTCACCTTCACCCCACACCCTCGGGTGATGACACCtcactctttgttttttttgttttttttgttcttctgtgtAGGCCACAGTAGAGGCTTGTTTTATGCCTTCAACTGGGTTGACGTGTCCTTTTCTGCTGCCATAAATTGCATGGGGTTCTGTGggaaaacaacacataaatagTGCCATATATAGCGACAAGCTACCTGCCTGAAATACACTCCCTTCCTTGGCGTCGCTCAACAcaatgtttgtctgtgtctgtgtctttgtgtgtgcgGGGGGTtggcatgtgtgaaaatatACACTGGGTGtgattttgtatgtgtgtgtgggtgcttgtgtgtgtgctctcgtCCTCTGAGCAGTCCTCCGGAAATGTGTGGGTGACTCATGAAGAGATGGAGAACCTGGCTTCCTCCACTAAAGCGGTCAGTACCATCTGGGTGCTccccttccctcctccccccaccaaacaactctcacacactgacactgtgCCCACCACGACACACATATGTCCACTCCCGGAAGACCCTTTTAAATACCCACAACGTCACACActaatgcatttttttgtgcTTGTGCTGGGACTTGCATGTGGTTGTCGGGTGTAGCCTGTGATCATGTGATCTGAGCTGATTGATGATGTGTGTCTGAGTCTTTTAGTTGCAAATCGTGTAATTACAGCAGACATATCATTGAAGGTTAACTGCAGAGTAAAAACTCATAGaaaagctttgtgtgtgtgtttgtgtgtttctgagtgtgttgtatgtgtttgtttggttaGCCTGTCTCTCTAACATTGTATATTGTCTCTACCATGCTGCCACTCAGGAGAATGAGGAGGGCAGCTGGGCACAGGTGAGGTTGCTGATCTGCTAACATTTGTCCGCTCACACCCTGAAACTGAACCCAAGCTCTTCACTGACACATAAACACGTGTATTTGAATAAGAGAGAGCTACCTACAGTACTCACCTTCAGTATTTTATTCTGTAACTCAGATGGTGGCAAAAGACATTTGCAGTCGT
It encodes:
- the ppfia4 gene encoding liprin-alpha-4 isoform X3 gives rise to the protein MMCEVMPTINEGDSAGPPRGTGGVPNGSDQEANFEQLMVNMLDERDKLLESLRETQETLIHSQTKLQGALHERDVLQRQINAALPQEFATLTKELNICREQLLEKEEEISELKAERNNTRLLLEHLECLVSRHERSLRMTVVKRQAPPPSGVSSEVEVLKALKSLFEHHKALDEKVRERLRVALERVATLEGQLAATTQELNMVKQRKDNDSVERTDGSKPTWKRLPNGSIDAHDDSSRVSELQELLDRTNKELAQSREHSATLNARMAELEAELTNARRELSRSEELSIKQQREQREREDMEERITTLEKRYLAAQRETTHIHDLNDKLENELATKDSLHRQSEEKVRQLQEMLEMAEQRLAQTMRKAETLPEVEAELAQRVAALSKAEERHGNVEERLRQLESQLEEKNQELGRARQREKMNEEHNKRLSDTVDRLLTESNERLQLHLKERMAALEDKNSLIQDLENCQKQLEEFHHTRERLIGEIEKLRNEIDHLKRRSGAFGDGTHPRSHLGSSSDLRYSVVEGQDGHYSTTVIRRAQKGRLSALRDDPNKDYTSLRGSVSHLLGSDIEAESDLDDDVSSALLSPSGQSDAQTLALMLQEQLDAINEEIRMIQVERESADLRSDEIESRVNSGSMDGLNVTLRPRALPTSATAQSLASSSSPPTSGHSTPKHHARNTSHHLGIMTLPSDLRKHRRKVASPVEVDKATIKCETSPPSSPRSLRLETNFAQFTGSLEDGRGKQKKGIKSSIGRLFGKKEKGRLDQTMGRDGQPLPALSDFDMGIGDTMTLGKLGTQAERDRRMKKKHELLEDARKRGLPFAQWDGPTVVSWLELWVGMPAWYVAACRANVKSGAIMSALSDTEIQREIGISNPLHRLKLRLAIQEMVSLTSPSAPLTSRTSSGNVWVTHEEMENLASSTKAENEEGSWAQTLAYGDMNHEWIGNEWLPSLGLPQYRSYFMECLVDARMLDHLTKKDLRSHLKMVDSFHRASLQYGIMCLKRLNYDRKDLERRREDSQHDMKDVLVWTNEQVIHWVQSIGLREYSGNMLESGVHGALLSLDETFDYSSLALILQIPMQNTQARQVLEREFNNLLALGTDRRLEESGDDKSFRRSPSWRKRFRAREGGAGLGMMAGSMETLPAGFRMPSMSMPPSVNLMPKKQLQPEAPPPAPPRLDPSAVRTYSC
- the ppfia4 gene encoding liprin-alpha-4 isoform X1, with the translated sequence MMCEVMPTINEGDSAGPPRGTGGVPNGSDQEANFEQLMVNMLDERDKLLESLRETQETLIHSQTKLQGALHERDVLQRQINAALPQEFATLTKELNICREQLLEKEEEISELKAERNNTRLLLEHLECLVSRHERSLRMTVVKRQAPPPSGVSSEVEVLKALKSLFEHHKALDEKVRERLRVALERVATLEGQLAATTQELNMVKQRKDNDSVERTDGSKPTWKRLPNGSIDAHDDSSRVSELQELLDRTNKELAQSREHSATLNARMAELEAELTNARRELSRSEELSIKQQREQREREDMEERITTLEKRYLAAQRETTHIHDLNDKLENELATKDSLHRQSEEKVRQLQEMLEMAEQRLAQTMRKAETLPEVEAELAQRVAALSKAEERHGNVEERLRQLESQLEEKNQELGRARQREKMNEEHNKRLSDTVDRLLTESNERLQLHLKERMAALEDKNSLIQDLENCQKQLEEFHHTRERLIGEIEKLRNEIDHLKRRSGAFGDGTHPRSHLGSSSDLRYSVVEGQDGHYSTTVIRRAQKGRLSALRDDPNKVCAVFEQDYTSLRGSVSHLLGSDIEAESDLDDDVSSALLSPSGQSDAQTLALMLQEQLDAINEEIRMIQVERESADLRSDEIESRVNSGSMDGLNVTLRPRALPTSATAQSLASSSSPPTSGHSTPKHHARNTSHHLGIMTLPSDLRKHRRKVASPVEVDKATIKCETSPPSSPRSLRLETNFAQFTGSLEDGRGKQKKGIKSSIGRLFGKKEKGRLDQTMGRDGQPLPALSDFDMGIGDTMTLGKLGTQAERDRRMKKKHELLEDARKRGLPFAQWDGPTVVSWLELWVGMPAWYVAACRANVKSGAIMSALSDTEIQREIGISNPLHRLKLRLAIQEMVSLTSPSAPLTSRTSSGNVWVTHEEMENLASSTKAENEEGSWAQTLAYGDMNHEWIGNEWLPSLGLPQYRSYFMECLVDARMLDHLTKKDLRSHLKMVDSFHRASLQYGIMCLKRLNYDRKDLERRREDSQHDMKDVLVWTNEQVIHWVQSIGLREYSGNMLESGVHGALLSLDETFDYSSLALILQIPMQNTQARQVLEREFNNLLALGTDRRLEESGDDKSFRRSPSWRKRFRAREGGAGLGMMAGSMETLPAGFRMPSMSMPPSVNLMPKKQLQPEAPPPAPPRLDPSAVRTYSC
- the ppfia4 gene encoding liprin-alpha-4 isoform X4, coding for MMCEVMPTINEGDSAGPPRGTGGVPNGSDQEANFEQLMVNMLDERDKLLESLRETQETLIHSQTKLQGALHERDVLQRQINAALPQEFATLTKELNICREQLLEKEEEISELKAERNNTRLLLEHLECLVSRHERSLRMTVVKRQAPPPSGVSSEVEVLKALKSLFEHHKALDEKVRERLRVALERVATLEGQLAATTQELNMVKQRKDNDSVERTDGSKPTWKRLPNGSIDAHDDSSRVSELQELLDRTNKELAQSREHSATLNARMAELEAELTNARRELSRSEELSIKQQREQREREDMEERITTLEKRYLAAQRETTHIHDLNDKLENELATKDSLHRQSEEKVRQLQEMLEMAEQRLAQTMRKAETLPEVEAELAQRVAALSKAEERHGNVEERLRQLESQLEEKNQELGRARQREKMNEEHNKRLSDTVDRLLTESNERLQLHLKERMAALEDKNSLIQDLENCQKQLEEFHHTRERLIGEIEKLRNEIDHLKRRSGAFGDGTHPRSHLGSSSDLRYSVVEGQDGHYSTTVIRRAQKGRLSALRDDPNKVCAVFEQDYTSLRGSVSHLLGSDIEAESDLDDDVSSALLSPSGQSDAQTLALMLQEQLDAINEEIRMIQVERESADLRSDEIESRVNSGSMDGLNVTLRPRALPTSATAQSLASSSSPPTSGHSTPKHHARNTSHHLGIMTLPSDLRKHRRKVASPVEVDKATIKCETSPPSSPRSLRLETNFAQFTGSLEDGRGKQKKGIKSSIGRLFGKKEKGRLDQTMGRDGQPLPALSDFDMGIGDTMTLGKLGTQAERDRRMKKKHELLEDARKRGLPFAQWDGPTVVSWLELWVGMPAWYVAACRANVKSGAIMSALSDTEIQREIGISNPLHRLKLRLAIQEMVSLTSPSAPLTSRTSSGNVWVTHEEMENLASSTKATLAYGDMNHEWIGNEWLPSLGLPQYRSYFMECLVDARMLDHLTKKDLRSHLKMVDSFHRASLQYGIMCLKRLNYDRKDLERRREDSQHDMKDVLVWTNEQVIHWVQSIGLREYSGNMLESGVHGALLSLDETFDYSSLALILQIPMQNTQARQVLEREFNNLLALGTDRRLEESGDDKSFRRSPSWRKRFRAREGGAGLGMMAGSMETLPAGFRMPSMSMPPSVNLMPKKQLQPEAPPPAPPRLDPSAVRTYSC